The Synchiropus splendidus isolate RoL2022-P1 chromosome 1, RoL_Sspl_1.0, whole genome shotgun sequence genome includes a window with the following:
- the cep70 gene encoding centrosomal protein of 70 kDa isoform X1, which yields MSVNFSQSDERTYVYMWTSKQFQLEQRQWEDLNKVLQHHGFKPLSFADPVENKKMSDLVLLDKKSAGEIRTTLRMMLSDSERRQALIQELIKNNNQFKEDIQEHVKREAKLLKRTTELEGLLDGMKIRVQDLEERFLGKAMKQRSQTQQLLEEKLDEQKRCQALELKLSEQKKEVNELQRKLHFTVKEEELRLSRQRQVFKHICTNVIQQDTTESQQLVDVIDFYESKLAQLQGSGCPPQGRAGMGNQSSSKPSSSITPAFKSVLKAYRQQQKDTKKQLEELKNELRTRLENKDRTTGRTVASTGPGEAATCADYLQLLREFSAILNDSDAPLQLSRQKPPSSDSSQLVEFQALLPKLELWAQQVHLLADLQHNLLKLSARLAPWQATDGNPAAAVKVEDMVQLVDNMLEHTPQADEKELVCPTRHTLLSMVSHFQKLFDVASISGVFPRMNEVYMRLGEVTNAMRNLRDVLQLESSAAPAEVVNAVARLVTFTEDTSGLQDVLGDADLDSVIQKVKQHEEFFPAFHSLVLDIFHILGVSRLGEVVPAVQSLKQRAT from the exons ATGTCAGTTAATTTTTCACAGTCAGATGAAAggacatatgtatatatgtggaCATCGAAACAGTTTCAG CTGGAGCAGCGACAGTGGGAGGATTTGAATAAAGTCTTGCAGCATCATGGATTCAAGCCGTTGAGTTTTGCCGATCCTGTTGAGAATAAGAAAATGTCAG ATTTGGTTCTGCTGGACAAGAAATCGGCTGGTGAGATCCGAACCACGCTGAGGATGATGCTCTCGGACTCAGAGAGAAGACAGGCTCTCATCCAGGAgctcattaaaaacaacaaccaatTTAA GGAGGATATCCAGGAGCATGTGAAGCGTGAGGCAAAATTACTTAAGAGGACCACTGAGCTGGAAGGGCTGCTAGATGGAATGAAGATTCGAGTCCAAGACCTGGAGGAGCGTTTCCTCGGCAAGGCCATGAAGCAGAGAAGCCAgacgcagcagctgctggaggagaagttgGATGAGCAG AAGCGTTGTCAGGCCTTGGAGCTTAAACTGTCTGagcagaagaaggaagtgaaTGAGCTGCAGAGGAAGCTTCATTTCACAGTGAAGGAAGAAGAGCTGCGACTGAGTCGCCAGCGTCAGGTCTTCAAGCATATCTGCACGAACGTCATCCAGCAGGACACGACTGAGAGCCAGCA GTTGGTGGATGTGATCGATTTCTATGAGTCCAAACTGGCCCAGCTACAGGGAAGCGGCTGCCCACCCCAAGGACGTGCAGGCATGGGGAATCAGAGCAGCAGTAAGCCATCCAGCAGCATCACACCAGCTTTCAAAAGCGTTCTGAAG GCTTATCGGCAGCAGCAGAAAGACACCAAAAAACAATTGGAGGAGCTCAAGAATGAGTTGAGAACAAG ATTGGAAAACAAGGACCGAACAACCGGCAGAACAGTGGCGAGCACAGGACCCGGGGAAGCGGCGACTTGTGCTGACTACCTTCAG CTTTTACGTGAGTTCAGCGCTATTTTGAACGACTCCGACGCTCCACTGCAACTGAGCCGACAGAAGCCGCCTTCCTCTGACTCGTCACAGCTCGTGGAGTTCCAGGCCCTGCTGCCAAAACTGGAGCTGTGGGCGCAGCAGGTTCACCTTCTTGCG GATCTGCAACACAACTTGCTGAAGCTGAGCGCACGGCTGGCTCCGTGGCAGGCCACTGACGGGAATCCAGCAGCGgcagtgaaggtggaggacatgGTGCAGCTGGTGGACAACATGCTGGAGCACACGCCGCAGGCCGACGAGAAG GAGCTGGTCTGCCCGACCCGACACACCCTGCTGTCCATGGTGTCTCACTTTCAAAAGCTGTTTGACGTGGCCTCCATCAGTGGCGTGTTCCCACGTATGAACGAGGTCTACATGAGGCTGGGAGAGGTGACCAACGCAATGAGGAACCTCAGAGATGTGCTCCAGCTCG AGAGCAGTGCCGCTCCTGCTGAGGTGGTCAATGCCGTGGCCCGGCTGGTCACCTTCACAGAGGACACCAGCGGACTCCAGGATGTTCTTGGTGATGCTGACCTTGACAG TGTCATCCAAAAGGTCAAGCAACATGAAGAATTCTTTCCTGCATTTCATTCTCTTGTCCTGGACATTTTCCACATTCTTG GGGTCAGTCGACTGGGTGAAGTCGTTCCTGCTGTCCAGTCATTAAAACAGAGAGCAACGTAG
- the dhrsx gene encoding dehydrogenase/reductase SDR family member on chromosome X, whose amino-acid sequence MWLFTATAALLKLYLCGIKVLIYQMFNRSFQLPVLPRQKGKVAIVTGGTRGMGFETARHLASLGMHVIIAGNEQEEGAAAVKKIQEERSEGKAEYVFLDLTSLKSVRQFAQKFKSRGLPLHVLVNNAGTMLVPERTTEDGFEFHFCLNYLGHFLLTNLLLDSLKRSGRVNNFSRIINMSSATHYAGYIHMDDLNRREFYTAHGAYAQSKLALVLFSYYLQEQLTGGGFPVSVYAVDPGMVDTALYDNLWTLAQMLKKPVAKILFRTPAEGASISVYAAAASELEGAGGCYLYNGEKVQSSEYSYDLELQAELWKKSCELTGL is encoded by the exons ATGTGGCTCTTCACAGCGACCGCCGCTCTCCTCAAGCTCTACCTCTGCGGAATCAAAGTCCTCATCTACCAGATGTTCAACAGATCGTTCCAACTGCCAG TCTTGCCCAGGCAGAAGGGAAAGGTTGCCATTGTGACTGGGGGTACGAGAGGAATGGGGTTTGAGACAGCGAGACACCTGGCGAGCCTTGGCATGCATGTTATCATAG CTGGAAACGAACAGGAGGAAGGTGCCGCAGCCGTCAAGAAGATTCAGGAAGAGAGAAGCGAAGGCAAAG CCGAGTACGTCTTCTTGGATCTGACCTCGCTGAAGTCAGTGAGACAGTTTGCCCAGAAATTCAAAAGCCGAGGTCTCCCTCTCCACGTCCTGGTTAACAACG CTGGGACCATGCTGGTTCCGGAGAGAACCACAGAGGACGGGTTTGAATTCCACTTTTGCCTCAACTACCTGGGGCacttcctgctgaccaacctgcTGCTGGACTCCTTGAAGAGATCCGGACGAGTGAACAACTTCTCGCGCATCATCAACATGTCGTCGGCCACGCACTACGCCGGGTATATTCACATGGACGACCTGAACAGAAG GGAGTTCTACACCGCTCATGGAGCCTATGCCCAAAGCAAACTGGCGCTGGTGCTCTTCAGCTACTACctacaggagcagctgacagggGGAGGGTTCCCTGTGTCTGTCTACGCTGTGGATCCCGGCATGGTGGACACAGCTCTGTATGATAACCTGTGGACCCTCGCGCAGATGCTCAAAAAACCCGTGGCCAAGATTCTCTTCAGG acaccagcagagggcgcttcGATCAGCGTCTAtgcagcagcagcgtctgaGCTGGAGGGAGCGGGCGGTTGCTACCTGTACAACGGGGAGAAGGTGCAGTCCTCCGAATATTCCTACGACCTCGAGCTGCAGGCGGAGCTGTGGAAGAAGAGCTGTGAGCTGACGGGACTTTGA
- the cd99 gene encoding CD99 molecule isoform X1, with amino-acid sequence MKFVLRIILLAFLLTGTFSQDGFDLGDALDESPKDTQPTQKPKAPEPKNDDTLDLLDAFGPDPAPKKPKEPKSGDGLDLLDAFGPDEPVPEKPKKPKSGGNAGFDLEDALGPDDPKKPAVNPGGGGGGAFSDSDLMDIGGYKPDGGQSSGGNSGYDSNGGAEQPKESSGAIAAIASSIGVALLGAASSYFAYQKKKLCFKLQGGQDPESGKHHGGNQSDNQVSSNLMRNS; translated from the exons ATGAAGTTCGTTTTGAGGATCATTTTGCTGGCGTTTCTCCTCACGGGGACGTTTTCACAAGACG GGTTTGACCTCGGTGATGCCCTAGATGAATCCC CTAAAGATACGCAGCCAACCCAGAAGCCCAAAGCCCCAGAGCCTAAAAATGAtg ATACATTAGATCTCCTGGATGCTTTTGGACCAG ATCCTGCACCTAAGAAACCCAAGGAACCCAAATCTGGAG ATGGATTAGACCTCTTGGATGCCTTTGGACCAG ATGAGCCTGTACCTGAGAAGCCCAAGAAACCCAAATCTGGAG GAAATGCCGGCTTTGACTTGGAAGATGCACTTGGTCCAG ATGACCCCAAAAAACCTGCCGTAAACCCAGGTGGAGGAG GTGGCGGCGCCTTCAGCGACTCAGACTTGATGGACATTGGAGGCTACAAGCCCGATGGAGGTCAGTCCAGTGGAG GAAACTCTGGCTATGACTCAAACG GTGGCGCCGAGCAGCCTAAAG AGAGTTCCGGAGCAATCGCGGCAATCGCCAGCAGCATCGGAGTGGCTCTGTTGGGCGCGGCGTCCAGTTACTTTGCCTACCAGAAAAAGAAACTCTGCTTCAAGCTGCAGGGAGGGCAAGACCCGGAGAGTGGGAAACACCATGGTGGCAACCAGTCTGACAATCAAG tttCCAGCAACTTGATGAGGAATTCTTAG
- the LOC128749031 gene encoding ankyrin repeat domain-containing protein SOWAHC-like, producing the protein MPTECSQEAILNFLREHGDRVKNSDLVEHFKDVFPPEPEPRAAVREAFKSYVDKVAFVKTEDGVKYVCLKRRFRADPETAPAFCSQVSADDTLPPPTPGSCYGNDSQLRVPHTSPTRNSEEDERERHEFACAVEGRGSVGMGNRGSVRRERSRRSPAIPEITVVGASPLPSDATQFSLPGPAATSARASAAGLAPRERQAETEPRNRIELPSIVRIPADSDDDEQVDSNSDGSTTPSGSRKHFIQLMMNTSPQVRRSMVFRNSVYLPSRSDSDSASLLDDDRTSVTLDPLEHEWMMCSSDGEWSNLYRLLATEPGLLLRKDFVTGFNCLHWAAKHGRTELIALIINFAKQSNIPIDVDARSSCGYTPLHLAAMQNHLDVVKLLVGAYNADVEVRDYSGRKACQYLTGSVSMDIRDIVGEEARCEEVQQKPGNKWRFSKVLQSNLKPPSLHVPSECDTADGSASSREKPLRRKSSFSMMKPKLERLQVRTSQIVHSTSFRDADETERPRRGSFRLRAKSHFFGS; encoded by the coding sequence ATGCCCACCGAGTGCAGCCAAGAGGCGATTTTGAACTTTTTAAGGGAGCATGGCGACCGAGTGAAAAACAGTGATTTGGTCGAGCACTTCAAGGACGTGTTTCCCCCGGAGCCGGAGCCGAGAGCGGCCGTTCGGGAGGCTTTTAAGAGCTACGTGGATAAAGTCGCTTTCGTGAAGACCGAGGACGGGGTGAAATACGTCTGTCTCAAGAGAAGGTTTCGCGCAGACCCGGAGACCGCACCTGCCTTCTGCTCCCAGGTGAGCGCTGATGACACGTTGCCGCCGCCAACACCTGGCTCATGTTACGGAAATGACAGCCAGCTGAGAGTTCCGCATACTTCTCCAACCCGCAATTCTGAGGAGGACGAACGTGAGCGCCATGAGTTTGCTTGCGCAGTAGAGGGCCGCGGCTCGGTGGGGATGGGGAACAGAGGAAGTGTCCGCAGAGAGAGGTCCCGACGGTCACCGGCGATACCTGAGATCACAGTCGTAGGTGCGTCGCCTCTTCCGTCAGACGCCACCCAGTTCAGCCTGCCTGGGCCTGCCGCAACCAGTGCAAGGGCCTCTGCTGCTGGACTGGCTCCCAGAGAGAGGCAGGCTGAAACAGAACCCCGGAACCGCATCGAGCTTCCATCCATAGTCAGAATCCCTGCGGactctgatgatgatgagcagGTGGACTCCAACAGCGATGGCTCCACCACCCCTAGTGGCAGCCGGAAGCACTTCATCCAGCTCATGATGAACACCTCCCCCCAGGTGAGGCGCAgcatggtgttccggaattccGTCTACCTCCCCTCCAGGAGCGACAGTGACTCCGCCTCTCTGCTGGACGACGACCGAACCTCTGTGACCTTGGACCCCCTGGAGCATGAGTGGATGATGTGTTCCTCTGACGGCGAGTGGAGCAACTTGTACCGGCTCCTGGCGACAGAGCCCGGGCTCCTCCTGAGGAAGGACTTTGTCACCGGCTTCAACTGCTTGCACTGGGCGGCCAAGCACGGCCGGACTGAGCTCATCGCTTTGATCATTAACTTCGCAAAGCAGAGCAACATCCCCATTGATGTTGACGCTCGATCCAGCTGTGGCTACACGCCACTGCACCTCGCTGCCATGCAGAACCACCTGGACGTGGTGAAGCTGCTGGTGGGGGCCTACAACGCGGACGTGGAGGTCAGGGactacagtgggaggaaggCCTGCCAGTACCTGACAGGCTCCGTCAGCATGGACATCCGAGACATTGTGGGAGAAGAAGCCCGCTGTGAGGAAGTTCAGCAGAAGCCAGGCAACAAATGGAGGTTCTCCAAGGTTCTCCAGTCGAATCTCAAGCCACCGAGCCTTCACGTTCCAAGCGAGTGCGACACAGCGGACGGCAGCGCCTCCTCCAGGGAGAAGCCCCTCCGGAGGAAATCGTCCTTCAGCATGATGAAGCCCAAACTGGAGAGGCTGCAAGTGAGGACCTCGCAGATCGTTCACAGTACGTCATTCCGAGACGCTGATGAGACGGAGCGTCCAAGGAGGGGCTCCTTCAGGCTCAGGGCCAAGTCCCACTTCTTTGGCTCATGA
- the cd99 gene encoding CD99 molecule isoform X2, which yields MKFVLRIILLAFLLTGTFSQDGFDLGDALDESPKDTQPTQKPKAPEPKNDDTLDLLDAFGPDPAPKKPKEPKSGDGLDLLDAFGPDEPVPEKPKKPKSGGNAGFDLEDALGPDDPKKPAVNPGGGGGGAFSDSDLMDIGGYKPDGGQSSGGNSGYDSNGGAEQPKDPDLPWDQILKLINANMPEEFFLWLANVKQTLFPLLERAMDLLQAVP from the exons ATGAAGTTCGTTTTGAGGATCATTTTGCTGGCGTTTCTCCTCACGGGGACGTTTTCACAAGACG GGTTTGACCTCGGTGATGCCCTAGATGAATCCC CTAAAGATACGCAGCCAACCCAGAAGCCCAAAGCCCCAGAGCCTAAAAATGAtg ATACATTAGATCTCCTGGATGCTTTTGGACCAG ATCCTGCACCTAAGAAACCCAAGGAACCCAAATCTGGAG ATGGATTAGACCTCTTGGATGCCTTTGGACCAG ATGAGCCTGTACCTGAGAAGCCCAAGAAACCCAAATCTGGAG GAAATGCCGGCTTTGACTTGGAAGATGCACTTGGTCCAG ATGACCCCAAAAAACCTGCCGTAAACCCAGGTGGAGGAG GTGGCGGCGCCTTCAGCGACTCAGACTTGATGGACATTGGAGGCTACAAGCCCGATGGAGGTCAGTCCAGTGGAG GAAACTCTGGCTATGACTCAAACG GTGGCGCCGAGCAGCCTAAAG ATCCAGACCTGCCGTGGGACCAAATCCTGAAGCTGATAAATGCTAACATGCCAGAGGAATTCTTTTTGTGGCTGGCCAACGTTAAGCAAACCTTGTTCCCCTTGTTAGAGAGGGCCATGGATCTGCTACAAGCTGTACCCTAG
- the LOC128752724 gene encoding E3 SUMO-protein ligase ZBED1-like, translated as MEGKSSGASCSRLKLVAHPRAKSKVWKYFGFDTDADGCILHWKRIYCRVCMTQIAYSGNTSNLSYHLEKNHPIEYSELLKSNSTHQVREAFAAAFYQIQSKPSGPLVPSQDSGLKQTLNDENRRHCDLTTAVMNFVCKGLYPASIVEEPCFKALMNTVDPGYSPPSKSEVALKILPQMYWCNREVVFSEISGVSNCGVTTDLWQSQNRTYISLFLHSVYQNGSNSFVSIYKCLKTFEVHEDNTAEHITRSMFEAFDEWGITHKVIGATTSGSVDIGKACSLLELSVEMPCLGHTINLAMDNVFQLPQIESFLGCCRKLADHFKDRTAQGHLAQVPSTLITDRGRSWLGTLAMLQRLKEQQIAVTAYLTESSSSHHFRIDTPNWSVLDGLIEVLQHFKVVADMFTSCRYPTISMVKPVLHMLLTSTLKLTEGDLKEISMTKEVLSRILSSTYSQNTQLSQDISEFLNIATFLDPRYKKLPFLSPQQRAKVESSVIDETKALLEKQNADRPCHDDFTEMSEEPPSKKVSLHRECTTSTMAQDNPLAAIFCQFDADQNHEELHSQAIEELSNYKSQRVLGLNEDPLRWWSSHAALFPTLPKLLQRYWCIPATSVPCHRLFSPSGTALCGKRNRIASSLVDQQVFLYENLRSHYEPEPCGDLDDVKDPTCELSGQPLQ; from the coding sequence ATGGAGGGTAAAAGTTCAGGGGCTTCATGCTCCCGCCTGAAGCTGGTCGCACATCCCCGAGCGAAGAGCAAAGTCTGGAAATACTTTGGCTTCGACACAGACGCAGATGGTTGCATTTTGCACTGGAAGCGTATATACTGCCGTGTCTGCATGACTCAAATTGCTTACTCTGGAAACACGTCCAATCTGTCCTACCACCTGGAAAAGAACCATCCCATTGAGTACTCTGAGTTGTTGAAAAGCAACTCGACGCATCAAGTGCGTGAGGCGTTCGCAGCTGCGTTCTACCAAATACAGAGTAAGCCTTCTGGTCCGCTTGTGCCGTCGCAAGACTCCGGCCTGAAGCAGACTTTAAACGATGAAAACAGACGACACTGTGATCTGACTACGGCCGTCATGAACTTTGTCTGTAAGGGTTTGTATCCTGCTTCCATCGTGGAAGAGCCGTGTTTTAAGGCTTTGATGAACACCGTCGATCCTGGATACTCGCCACCAAGCAAAAGTGAGGTGGCTCTAAAAATCCTTCCTCAGATGTACTGGTGTAACCGCGAAGTGGTCTTCAGTGAAATCTCTGGGGTTTCGAACTGTGGGGTCACGACAGATCTCTGGCAAAGTCAGAACAGAACATACATCTCTCTGTTTCTGCACTCAGTTTATCAGAATGGCTCCAATAGCTTTGTCTCCATCTACAAGTGCCTCAAAACATTTGAAGTTCATGAAGATAATACGGCAGAACATATCACCCGGTCGATGTTTGAGGCCTTTGATGAATGGGGAATCACTCATAAGGTCATTGGTGCCACCACAAGTGGCTCAGTGGACATTGGCAAAGCCTGTTCTCTCCTGGAGCTCTCAGTCGAAATGCCTTGCCTCGGACACACCATCAACCTTGCGATGGACAATGTCTTCCAGCTCCCACAAATAGAAAGCTTTTTAGGATGTTGCCGTAAACTGGCCGATCATTTCAAAGATCGAACTGCCCAGGGTCACCTCGCTCAGGTCCCGTCCACTTTGATCACAGACAGGGGAAGGTCCTGGTTGGGGACTCTGGCAATGTTGCAAAGACTGAAAGAGCAGCAGATTGCGGTCACTGCGTATCTAACCGAGAGCTCCAGCAGCCATCACTTTAGGATCGATACTCCTAACTGGAGTGTCTTGGACGGATTGATCGAAGTGCTTCAACATTTCAAAGTAGTGGCGGACATGTTCACCTCCTGCAGGTACCCGACGATCAGCATGGTGAAGCCAGTGCTTCACATGCTTTTGACCAGCACCCTCAAACTCACGGAGGGGGATCTCAAAGAGATCAGCATGACCAAAGAGGTCCTTTCCCGCATCCTCTCCAGCACCTattcacaaaacacacagttgtcGCAGGACATCTCAGAGTTCCTCAACATTGCCACGTTTTTGGACCCAAGGTACAAGAAGCTGCCGTTTCTGTCCCCGCAGCAGAGAGCTAAAGTAGAGAGCAGTGTCATTGACGAGACCAAGGCACTCCTGGAGAAGCAGAATGCTGACAGGCCGTGCCATGATGACTTCACAGAGATGTCAGAGGAGCCACCGAGCAAGAAAGTGAGCTTGCACAGAGAATGCACAACAAGCACCATGGCTCAGGACAATCCTCTGGCTGCCATATTTTGCCAGTTCGACGCAGATCAGAATCACGAAGAACTGCATTCCCAGGCCATAGAAGAGCTAAGTAACTACAAATCTCAGAGGGTCCTTGGTCTGAATGAAGACCCTTTACGTTGGTGGTCGAGCCATGCGGCCTTATTCCCAACCCTACCCAAGCTTTTGCAGAGGTACTGGTGTATCCCAGCGACCAGTGTCCCCTGCCATCGGCTCTTCAGCCCATCTGGAACTGCTCTCTGTGGAAAGAGGAACCGCATAGCATCGTCGCTGGTGGATCAGCAAGTTTTCTTGTACGAGAACCTGCGCAGCCACTACGAGCCAGAGCCTTGTGGGGATTTGGATGATGTCAAGGACCCAACTTGTGAGCTCAGCGGTCAGCCACTCCAGTAG
- the cep70 gene encoding centrosomal protein of 70 kDa isoform X2: protein MDQLEQRQWEDLNKVLQHHGFKPLSFADPVENKKMSDLVLLDKKSAGEIRTTLRMMLSDSERRQALIQELIKNNNQFKEDIQEHVKREAKLLKRTTELEGLLDGMKIRVQDLEERFLGKAMKQRSQTQQLLEEKLDEQKRCQALELKLSEQKKEVNELQRKLHFTVKEEELRLSRQRQVFKHICTNVIQQDTTESQQLVDVIDFYESKLAQLQGSGCPPQGRAGMGNQSSSKPSSSITPAFKSVLKAYRQQQKDTKKQLEELKNELRTRLENKDRTTGRTVASTGPGEAATCADYLQLLREFSAILNDSDAPLQLSRQKPPSSDSSQLVEFQALLPKLELWAQQVHLLADLQHNLLKLSARLAPWQATDGNPAAAVKVEDMVQLVDNMLEHTPQADEKELVCPTRHTLLSMVSHFQKLFDVASISGVFPRMNEVYMRLGEVTNAMRNLRDVLQLESSAAPAEVVNAVARLVTFTEDTSGLQDVLGDADLDSVIQKVKQHEEFFPAFHSLVLDIFHILGVSRLGEVVPAVQSLKQRAT from the exons CTGGAGCAGCGACAGTGGGAGGATTTGAATAAAGTCTTGCAGCATCATGGATTCAAGCCGTTGAGTTTTGCCGATCCTGTTGAGAATAAGAAAATGTCAG ATTTGGTTCTGCTGGACAAGAAATCGGCTGGTGAGATCCGAACCACGCTGAGGATGATGCTCTCGGACTCAGAGAGAAGACAGGCTCTCATCCAGGAgctcattaaaaacaacaaccaatTTAA GGAGGATATCCAGGAGCATGTGAAGCGTGAGGCAAAATTACTTAAGAGGACCACTGAGCTGGAAGGGCTGCTAGATGGAATGAAGATTCGAGTCCAAGACCTGGAGGAGCGTTTCCTCGGCAAGGCCATGAAGCAGAGAAGCCAgacgcagcagctgctggaggagaagttgGATGAGCAG AAGCGTTGTCAGGCCTTGGAGCTTAAACTGTCTGagcagaagaaggaagtgaaTGAGCTGCAGAGGAAGCTTCATTTCACAGTGAAGGAAGAAGAGCTGCGACTGAGTCGCCAGCGTCAGGTCTTCAAGCATATCTGCACGAACGTCATCCAGCAGGACACGACTGAGAGCCAGCA GTTGGTGGATGTGATCGATTTCTATGAGTCCAAACTGGCCCAGCTACAGGGAAGCGGCTGCCCACCCCAAGGACGTGCAGGCATGGGGAATCAGAGCAGCAGTAAGCCATCCAGCAGCATCACACCAGCTTTCAAAAGCGTTCTGAAG GCTTATCGGCAGCAGCAGAAAGACACCAAAAAACAATTGGAGGAGCTCAAGAATGAGTTGAGAACAAG ATTGGAAAACAAGGACCGAACAACCGGCAGAACAGTGGCGAGCACAGGACCCGGGGAAGCGGCGACTTGTGCTGACTACCTTCAG CTTTTACGTGAGTTCAGCGCTATTTTGAACGACTCCGACGCTCCACTGCAACTGAGCCGACAGAAGCCGCCTTCCTCTGACTCGTCACAGCTCGTGGAGTTCCAGGCCCTGCTGCCAAAACTGGAGCTGTGGGCGCAGCAGGTTCACCTTCTTGCG GATCTGCAACACAACTTGCTGAAGCTGAGCGCACGGCTGGCTCCGTGGCAGGCCACTGACGGGAATCCAGCAGCGgcagtgaaggtggaggacatgGTGCAGCTGGTGGACAACATGCTGGAGCACACGCCGCAGGCCGACGAGAAG GAGCTGGTCTGCCCGACCCGACACACCCTGCTGTCCATGGTGTCTCACTTTCAAAAGCTGTTTGACGTGGCCTCCATCAGTGGCGTGTTCCCACGTATGAACGAGGTCTACATGAGGCTGGGAGAGGTGACCAACGCAATGAGGAACCTCAGAGATGTGCTCCAGCTCG AGAGCAGTGCCGCTCCTGCTGAGGTGGTCAATGCCGTGGCCCGGCTGGTCACCTTCACAGAGGACACCAGCGGACTCCAGGATGTTCTTGGTGATGCTGACCTTGACAG TGTCATCCAAAAGGTCAAGCAACATGAAGAATTCTTTCCTGCATTTCATTCTCTTGTCCTGGACATTTTCCACATTCTTG GGGTCAGTCGACTGGGTGAAGTCGTTCCTGCTGTCCAGTCATTAAAACAGAGAGCAACGTAG
- the cep70 gene encoding centrosomal protein of 70 kDa isoform X3 — protein MSDLVLLDKKSAGEIRTTLRMMLSDSERRQALIQELIKNNNQFKEDIQEHVKREAKLLKRTTELEGLLDGMKIRVQDLEERFLGKAMKQRSQTQQLLEEKLDEQKRCQALELKLSEQKKEVNELQRKLHFTVKEEELRLSRQRQVFKHICTNVIQQDTTESQQLVDVIDFYESKLAQLQGSGCPPQGRAGMGNQSSSKPSSSITPAFKSVLKAYRQQQKDTKKQLEELKNELRTRLENKDRTTGRTVASTGPGEAATCADYLQLLREFSAILNDSDAPLQLSRQKPPSSDSSQLVEFQALLPKLELWAQQVHLLADLQHNLLKLSARLAPWQATDGNPAAAVKVEDMVQLVDNMLEHTPQADEKELVCPTRHTLLSMVSHFQKLFDVASISGVFPRMNEVYMRLGEVTNAMRNLRDVLQLESSAAPAEVVNAVARLVTFTEDTSGLQDVLGDADLDSVIQKVKQHEEFFPAFHSLVLDIFHILGVSRLGEVVPAVQSLKQRAT, from the exons ATGTCAG ATTTGGTTCTGCTGGACAAGAAATCGGCTGGTGAGATCCGAACCACGCTGAGGATGATGCTCTCGGACTCAGAGAGAAGACAGGCTCTCATCCAGGAgctcattaaaaacaacaaccaatTTAA GGAGGATATCCAGGAGCATGTGAAGCGTGAGGCAAAATTACTTAAGAGGACCACTGAGCTGGAAGGGCTGCTAGATGGAATGAAGATTCGAGTCCAAGACCTGGAGGAGCGTTTCCTCGGCAAGGCCATGAAGCAGAGAAGCCAgacgcagcagctgctggaggagaagttgGATGAGCAG AAGCGTTGTCAGGCCTTGGAGCTTAAACTGTCTGagcagaagaaggaagtgaaTGAGCTGCAGAGGAAGCTTCATTTCACAGTGAAGGAAGAAGAGCTGCGACTGAGTCGCCAGCGTCAGGTCTTCAAGCATATCTGCACGAACGTCATCCAGCAGGACACGACTGAGAGCCAGCA GTTGGTGGATGTGATCGATTTCTATGAGTCCAAACTGGCCCAGCTACAGGGAAGCGGCTGCCCACCCCAAGGACGTGCAGGCATGGGGAATCAGAGCAGCAGTAAGCCATCCAGCAGCATCACACCAGCTTTCAAAAGCGTTCTGAAG GCTTATCGGCAGCAGCAGAAAGACACCAAAAAACAATTGGAGGAGCTCAAGAATGAGTTGAGAACAAG ATTGGAAAACAAGGACCGAACAACCGGCAGAACAGTGGCGAGCACAGGACCCGGGGAAGCGGCGACTTGTGCTGACTACCTTCAG CTTTTACGTGAGTTCAGCGCTATTTTGAACGACTCCGACGCTCCACTGCAACTGAGCCGACAGAAGCCGCCTTCCTCTGACTCGTCACAGCTCGTGGAGTTCCAGGCCCTGCTGCCAAAACTGGAGCTGTGGGCGCAGCAGGTTCACCTTCTTGCG GATCTGCAACACAACTTGCTGAAGCTGAGCGCACGGCTGGCTCCGTGGCAGGCCACTGACGGGAATCCAGCAGCGgcagtgaaggtggaggacatgGTGCAGCTGGTGGACAACATGCTGGAGCACACGCCGCAGGCCGACGAGAAG GAGCTGGTCTGCCCGACCCGACACACCCTGCTGTCCATGGTGTCTCACTTTCAAAAGCTGTTTGACGTGGCCTCCATCAGTGGCGTGTTCCCACGTATGAACGAGGTCTACATGAGGCTGGGAGAGGTGACCAACGCAATGAGGAACCTCAGAGATGTGCTCCAGCTCG AGAGCAGTGCCGCTCCTGCTGAGGTGGTCAATGCCGTGGCCCGGCTGGTCACCTTCACAGAGGACACCAGCGGACTCCAGGATGTTCTTGGTGATGCTGACCTTGACAG TGTCATCCAAAAGGTCAAGCAACATGAAGAATTCTTTCCTGCATTTCATTCTCTTGTCCTGGACATTTTCCACATTCTTG GGGTCAGTCGACTGGGTGAAGTCGTTCCTGCTGTCCAGTCATTAAAACAGAGAGCAACGTAG